The proteins below come from a single Serratia ficaria genomic window:
- a CDS encoding autotransporter serine protease: MATTGLDNRGGAQRSLWRLKTLVCCMALAGYAQAGPYVESGKAGDPASWRTPEFQTGWGLGGMHADAAYAQGVNGAGVNIGILDSGFDSAHPEFDPARFHSVTASGNDLNGAAFSVSGEKNDNNDSHGTKVSGVIGASRDGAGMHGVAYGADIYVGNTNQNDGFLFGPGPDANYFTAVYNALQAAGVRVINNSWGSQPKDVSYDTLAGLQAAYAQHFGKITWLDAAAKVSREGVINVFSAGNSGYRNASVRSALPYFRPELEGHWLAVSGMRENGSQIYNQCGAAKYWCVAAPTIVTSTGLDGSYSSFNGTSAAAPHATGALALIMARFPYMTNQQALSVLFTTAEQVAGQMSEAPIALTGWGLPNLQNAMAGPGQLLGSFDANLPAGITDTWSNNISDKALQQRREEDRAEHDAWLQRLQDKGWQQGLAANASLEEQSEYATGMAREAAYQQRAYQGSLTKSGEGTLVLTGANTYTGPTQVNAGLLAVNGSLASDVSVQGSGILGGAGSVGSLAVHRGGTVAPGNSIGTLSVANDLGFDPGSRYAVEVGPNGRSDRIVSGGSATIDGGEVAVSLENSGNLLSQSEARSLLGQEYNILSARRGISGRFDAVAPNYLFLGTGLSYRPNQVTLSVGRNDTAFADVAQTQNERAVAAAADALAAGNPVYESILTSGTAGEARQAFRQLSGQIHADIASALVNDSRYLREALNGRLRQAAGLAASPEIKADEGGAWAQLLGAWDHASGDANATGYQASTYGVLLGLDSALADDWRLGVATGYTRTSLDGGYGANGDSDNYHLATYGGKQWGALALRGGASYSWHRIDTARSVNYGQQSDRETAKYSARTEQAFVEAGYGVKTAWVDLEPFANLAYVNFKNNGIAEDGGAAALQGDKQHTDATVSTLGLRADTQWQAGKTTRVALRGELGWQHQYGELERGTGLRFSGGNAPFVVNSVPVSRDGMVLKAGAEVAVNDNATLSLGYGGLLSQNHQDNSVNAGFTWRF, encoded by the coding sequence ATGGCAACTACGGGGCTTGATAACAGGGGCGGCGCTCAGCGTTCGCTATGGCGGCTGAAAACGCTGGTGTGTTGCATGGCGTTGGCGGGGTATGCGCAGGCCGGTCCCTACGTCGAAAGCGGCAAGGCGGGCGATCCGGCCAGCTGGCGTACGCCGGAGTTTCAAACCGGGTGGGGGCTGGGCGGCATGCATGCCGATGCGGCCTATGCGCAGGGCGTCAACGGCGCCGGGGTGAACATCGGGATCCTGGATTCCGGTTTCGACAGCGCGCACCCGGAATTCGATCCGGCGCGTTTCCATTCGGTCACCGCCAGCGGCAACGACCTCAACGGCGCCGCCTTCAGCGTGTCGGGGGAGAAAAACGACAATAACGATTCGCACGGCACCAAGGTGAGCGGGGTCATCGGCGCCAGCCGCGACGGCGCGGGCATGCATGGCGTGGCCTACGGAGCCGACATTTACGTCGGCAACACCAACCAGAACGACGGCTTCCTGTTCGGCCCCGGGCCGGACGCCAACTATTTCACCGCGGTATACAACGCGCTGCAGGCCGCCGGCGTACGGGTGATCAACAACAGCTGGGGCAGCCAGCCCAAGGACGTTTCCTACGACACGCTGGCTGGCCTGCAGGCGGCCTACGCCCAGCATTTCGGCAAAATCACCTGGCTGGATGCGGCGGCGAAAGTGTCGCGCGAAGGGGTGATTAACGTATTCAGCGCCGGCAACAGCGGCTACCGGAATGCCAGCGTGCGATCGGCCCTGCCGTATTTCCGGCCGGAGCTGGAAGGGCACTGGCTGGCGGTCAGCGGCATGCGCGAGAACGGCAGCCAGATCTACAACCAGTGCGGTGCGGCGAAATACTGGTGCGTGGCGGCGCCGACCATTGTCACCAGCACAGGGCTGGACGGCAGCTATTCATCGTTCAACGGCACCTCTGCCGCGGCGCCGCACGCCACCGGCGCGCTGGCGCTGATCATGGCGCGCTTCCCGTACATGACCAATCAGCAGGCGCTGTCGGTGCTGTTCACCACCGCCGAGCAGGTTGCCGGCCAGATGAGCGAAGCGCCCATCGCCCTCACCGGCTGGGGCCTGCCGAACCTGCAAAACGCCATGGCCGGCCCGGGGCAGCTGCTGGGGAGCTTTGACGCCAACCTGCCGGCGGGCATCACCGACACCTGGAGCAATAACATCAGCGACAAAGCGCTGCAGCAGCGTCGGGAAGAGGATCGGGCGGAGCACGACGCCTGGTTGCAACGGCTGCAGGACAAAGGCTGGCAGCAGGGATTGGCGGCCAACGCCAGCCTGGAGGAGCAGTCCGAGTACGCCACCGGTATGGCGCGCGAGGCGGCTTACCAGCAGCGGGCCTATCAGGGCAGCCTGACCAAGTCGGGCGAAGGCACGCTGGTGCTGACCGGCGCCAACACCTATACCGGCCCGACCCAGGTCAACGCCGGCCTGCTGGCGGTCAACGGCTCGCTGGCGTCGGACGTCAGCGTGCAGGGCAGCGGCATCCTCGGCGGTGCCGGCAGCGTCGGCTCGCTGGCGGTGCATCGCGGCGGCACGGTGGCGCCGGGCAACTCGATCGGCACCCTCAGCGTGGCCAACGACCTCGGCTTCGACCCCGGCTCGCGCTACGCGGTGGAGGTGGGGCCGAACGGCCGGAGCGATCGGATCGTCAGCGGCGGATCGGCGACGATCGACGGCGGCGAGGTGGCGGTATCGCTGGAGAACAGCGGCAACCTGCTGTCGCAAAGCGAGGCGCGCAGCCTGCTGGGCCAGGAATACAACATCCTGAGCGCCCGGCGGGGGATCAGCGGGCGCTTTGACGCGGTGGCGCCGAACTACCTGTTCCTCGGCACCGGCCTGAGCTACCGGCCGAACCAGGTGACGCTGAGCGTCGGGCGCAACGACACCGCCTTCGCCGACGTGGCGCAGACGCAGAACGAGCGCGCGGTGGCGGCGGCGGCGGATGCGCTGGCGGCGGGCAACCCGGTGTACGAGAGCATTTTGACCAGCGGCACGGCGGGTGAGGCGCGGCAGGCGTTCCGGCAGCTGTCGGGGCAGATCCATGCGGACATCGCCTCGGCGCTGGTGAACGACAGCCGCTACCTGCGCGAGGCGCTGAACGGGCGGCTGCGTCAGGCGGCAGGGCTGGCGGCGTCGCCGGAGATCAAGGCGGACGAGGGCGGCGCCTGGGCGCAGTTGCTGGGGGCCTGGGACCATGCGTCGGGGGACGCCAACGCCACGGGGTATCAGGCGTCGACCTACGGGGTGCTGCTGGGGCTGGACTCGGCGCTGGCGGACGACTGGCGGCTGGGGGTGGCGACCGGTTACACCCGCACCTCGCTGGACGGCGGCTACGGCGCGAACGGCGACAGCGACAACTACCACCTGGCGACGTACGGCGGCAAGCAGTGGGGGGCGCTGGCGCTGCGGGGCGGGGCCAGCTACAGCTGGCATCGCATCGACACCGCGCGGTCGGTGAACTACGGCCAGCAGTCAGATCGTGAGACGGCGAAGTACAGCGCGCGCACCGAGCAGGCGTTCGTGGAGGCGGGCTACGGGGTGAAAACCGCCTGGGTGGACCTGGAGCCGTTCGCCAACCTGGCGTACGTCAACTTCAAGAACAACGGCATCGCGGAAGACGGCGGAGCGGCGGCGCTGCAGGGCGACAAGCAGCACACCGACGCGACGGTGTCGACGCTGGGGCTGCGGGCGGACACCCAGTGGCAGGCGGGCAAAACCACCCGGGTGGCGCTGCGCGGCGAGCTGGGCTGGCAGCATCAGTACGGCGAGCTGGAGCGGGGCACCGGGCTGCGCTTCAGCGGGGGCAACGCGCCGTTCGTGGTGAACAGCGTGCCGGTATCGCGCGACGGGATGGTGCTGAAGGCCGGCGCGGAGGTGGCGGTGAACGACAACGCCACGCTGTCGCTGGGCTACGGCGGGCTGCTGTCGCAGAACCACCAGGACAACAGCGTCAACGCCGGTTTCACCTGGCGCTTCTGA
- a CDS encoding autotransporter outer membrane beta-barrel domain-containing protein — translation MLLCLTTIGGAQAATYIENGKAGDPASWRSGEFNAEWGLGAIHADRAYAAGYTGKGVKLGIFDQPVYAKHPEFVGDGKVINLVTEGTREYTDPYIPVKKGDHFIYDGTPSVDSDGTLGSHGTHVGGIAAGSRDGGAMHGVAFNAQIISAENGDPGPEDGIILGNDGAVYKAGWDALIASGARIINNSWGIGITEKFAKGGDDPAYPHFTVDDAQKQFDQIKLILGTKPGGAYQGAIDAARSGIVTIFAAGNDGNLNNPDAMAGLAYFVPDIAPNWLSVASLEDPNNTGDYGISTFSSRCGYTASFCVAAPGTKVYSSVIEGNSTDNLTTGYAKYSGTSMAAPHVAGSIAVLMERFPYLNGAQVAEVLKTTATDMGAPGIDALYGWGMINLGKAINGPGMLVTEQDIPEEFRVSGAYGSEQFVVDLPGIGAVLDKGQPTERVCDDIHCGLDVWSNDISGHGGLTKQGIGTLVLTGANTYTGPTQVNAGLLAVNGSLASDVSVQGSGILGGAGSVGSLAVHRGGTVAPGNSIGTLSVANDLGFDPGSRYAVEVGPNGRSDRIVSGGSATIGGGEVAVSLENSGNLLSQSEARSLLGQEYNILSARRGISGRFDAVAPNYLFLGTGLSYRPNQVTLSVGRNDTAFADVAQTQNERAVAAAADALAAGNPVYESILTSGTAGEARQAFRQLSGQIHADIASALVNDSRYLREALNGRLRQAAGLAASPEIKADEGGAWAQLLGAWDHASGDANATGYQASTYGVLLGLDSALADDWRLGVATGYTRTSLDGGYGANADSDNYHLATYGGKQWGALALRGGASYSWHRIDTARSVNYGQQSDRETAKYSARTEQAFVEAGYGVKTAWVDLEPFANLAYVNFKNNGIAEDGGAAALQGDKQHTDATVSTLGLRADTQWQAGKTTRVALRGELGWQHQYGELERGTGLRFSGGNAPFVVNSVPVSRDGMVLKAGAEVAVNDNATLSLGYGGLLSQNHQDNSVNAGFTWRF, via the coding sequence ATGTTGTTGTGTCTGACCACCATCGGCGGCGCACAGGCCGCAACCTATATAGAGAACGGTAAAGCCGGCGATCCGGCCAGCTGGCGCAGCGGCGAATTCAACGCCGAGTGGGGGCTGGGGGCGATCCATGCCGATCGGGCCTATGCCGCCGGTTATACCGGAAAAGGCGTAAAACTTGGCATTTTCGATCAGCCGGTTTATGCCAAACACCCCGAGTTCGTCGGCGATGGCAAAGTGATCAACCTGGTTACCGAAGGCACCCGCGAATATACCGATCCCTATATTCCGGTGAAAAAAGGCGATCATTTCATCTATGACGGCACGCCGAGCGTGGATTCCGACGGCACGCTCGGTTCCCACGGCACCCACGTAGGCGGCATCGCCGCCGGCAGCCGCGACGGTGGCGCCATGCACGGCGTGGCGTTCAACGCCCAGATCATCAGTGCCGAGAACGGCGATCCCGGCCCGGAAGACGGCATTATCCTCGGCAATGACGGCGCGGTGTATAAGGCCGGTTGGGATGCGCTGATCGCCAGCGGCGCGCGCATCATCAACAACAGCTGGGGTATCGGCATTACCGAGAAGTTCGCCAAGGGGGGTGACGATCCGGCCTACCCGCACTTCACGGTGGACGACGCGCAAAAGCAGTTCGATCAGATCAAACTGATCCTCGGCACCAAGCCGGGCGGCGCCTATCAGGGCGCCATTGACGCCGCGCGCAGCGGCATCGTCACCATTTTCGCCGCCGGCAACGACGGCAACCTGAACAACCCGGACGCCATGGCCGGCCTGGCCTATTTCGTGCCGGATATCGCCCCGAACTGGCTGTCGGTCGCCAGCCTGGAGGATCCGAACAACACCGGCGACTACGGCATCAGTACCTTCTCCTCTCGCTGCGGCTACACCGCCAGCTTCTGCGTCGCCGCACCGGGCACCAAGGTTTACAGTTCGGTGATCGAAGGCAACAGCACGGACAACCTGACCACCGGCTATGCCAAATACAGCGGCACCTCAATGGCGGCGCCGCACGTGGCCGGCAGCATTGCGGTGCTGATGGAGCGCTTCCCTTACCTGAACGGCGCACAGGTAGCGGAAGTGTTGAAAACCACCGCCACCGACATGGGCGCGCCGGGCATCGACGCGCTGTACGGCTGGGGGATGATCAACCTGGGCAAGGCGATCAACGGCCCGGGTATGCTGGTTACCGAGCAGGATATTCCCGAAGAGTTTCGCGTCAGCGGCGCCTACGGCTCGGAACAGTTCGTGGTGGACCTGCCGGGTATCGGCGCGGTGCTGGATAAGGGCCAACCGACCGAGCGCGTCTGTGACGACATTCACTGCGGGCTGGACGTCTGGAGCAACGATATCTCCGGCCACGGCGGCCTGACCAAACAGGGCATCGGCACCCTGGTGCTGACCGGCGCCAACACCTATACCGGCCCGACCCAGGTCAACGCCGGCCTGCTGGCGGTCAACGGCTCGCTGGCGTCGGACGTCAGCGTGCAGGGCAGCGGCATCCTCGGCGGTGCCGGCAGCGTCGGCTCGCTGGCGGTGCATCGCGGCGGCACGGTGGCGCCGGGCAACTCGATCGGCACCCTCAGCGTGGCCAACGACCTCGGCTTCGACCCCGGCTCGCGCTACGCGGTGGAGGTAGGGCCGAACGGCCGGAGCGATCGGATCGTCAGCGGCGGATCGGCGACGATCGGCGGCGGCGAGGTGGCGGTATCGCTGGAGAACAGCGGCAACCTGCTGTCGCAAAGCGAGGCGCGCAGCCTGCTGGGCCAGGAATACAACATCCTGAGCGCCCGGCGGGGGATCAGCGGGCGCTTTGACGCGGTGGCGCCGAACTACCTGTTCCTCGGCACCGGCCTGAGCTACCGGCCGAACCAGGTGACGCTGAGCGTCGGGCGCAACGACACCGCCTTCGCCGACGTGGCGCAGACGCAGAACGAGCGCGCGGTGGCGGCGGCGGCGGATGCGCTGGCGGCGGGCAACCCGGTGTACGAGAGCATTTTGACCAGCGGCACGGCGGGTGAGGCGCGGCAGGCGTTCCGGCAGCTGTCGGGGCAGATCCATGCGGACATCGCCTCGGCGCTGGTGAACGACAGCCGCTACCTGCGCGAGGCGCTGAACGGGCGGCTGCGTCAGGCGGCAGGGCTGGCGGCGTCGCCGGAGATCAAGGCGGACGAGGGCGGCGCCTGGGCGCAGTTGCTGGGGGCCTGGGACCATGCGTCGGGGGACGCCAACGCCACGGGGTATCAGGCGTCGACCTACGGGGTGCTGCTGGGGCTGGACTCGGCGCTGGCTGACGACTGGCGGCTGGGGGTGGCGACCGGTTACACCCGCACCTCGCTGGACGGCGGCTACGGCGCGAATGCCGACAGCGACAACTACCACCTGGCGACGTACGGCGGCAAGCAGTGGGGGGCGCTGGCGCTGCGGGGCGGGGCCAGCTACAGCTGGCATCGCATCGACACCGCGCGGTCGGTGAACTACGGCCAGCAGTCAGATCGTGAGACGGCGAAGTACAGCGCGCGCACCGAGCAGGCGTTCGTGGAGGCGGGCTACGGGGTGAAAACCGCCTGGGTGGACCTGGAGCCGTTCGCCAACCTGGCGTACGTCAACTTCAAGAACAACGGCATCGCGGAAGACGGCGGAGCGGCGGCGCTGCAGGGCGACAAGCAGCACACCGACGCGACGGTGTCGACGCTGGGGCTGCGGGCGGACACCCAGTGGCAGGCGGGCAAAACCACCCGGGTGGCGCTGCGCGGCGAGCTGGGCTGGCAGCATCAGTACGGCGAGCTGGAGCGGGGCACCGGGCTGCGCTTCAGCGGGGGCAACGCGCCGTTCGTGGTGAACAGCGTGCCGGTATCGCGCGACGGGATGGTGCTGAAGGCCGGCGCGGAGGTGGCGGTGAACGACAACGCCACGCTGTCGCTGGGCTACGGCGGGCTGCTGTCGCAGAACCACCAGGACAACAGCGTCAACGCCGGTTTCACCTGGCGCTTCTGA
- a CDS encoding TetR/AcrR family transcriptional regulator, which produces MALYNEGAFPSITEVAAHAQVSRATAYRYFPTQSALIAAVVAESLGPILEWRPQDNDALKRIQQLLAFAYPQMERHEGALRAALQLSLQQWANATPGEKLVRGNRKRLLKLAVEPLQDKLPADALQRVIHSFSLIYGSEVFLVLKDIWGLELDGIQEVTQWMAKAIIRQAEEDAMDRKKTSAG; this is translated from the coding sequence ATGGCGCTGTATAACGAAGGCGCTTTTCCTTCCATTACCGAAGTGGCTGCGCATGCGCAGGTATCGCGCGCCACCGCTTACCGTTATTTCCCTACCCAGAGCGCGCTGATCGCCGCCGTGGTGGCGGAAAGCCTGGGGCCGATCCTGGAATGGCGGCCGCAGGATAATGACGCCTTGAAACGCATTCAGCAGCTGTTGGCCTTTGCGTACCCGCAGATGGAGCGGCATGAGGGCGCCCTGCGCGCCGCGCTGCAGCTGTCTTTGCAGCAGTGGGCCAATGCGACGCCGGGCGAGAAACTGGTGCGCGGCAATCGCAAGCGGCTGCTTAAACTGGCGGTCGAGCCGCTGCAGGATAAACTGCCGGCTGATGCGCTGCAGCGGGTGATTCATTCTTTCTCGCTGATTTACGGTTCGGAAGTGTTCCTGGTGTTGAAAGACATCTGGGGACTCGAACTTGACGGCATTCAGGAGGTGACGCAATGGATGGCCAAAGCCATTATTCGCCAGGCCGAAGAGGATGCGATGGACCGCAAAAAAACATCAGCAGGATAA
- a CDS encoding Tm-1-like ATP-binding domain-containing protein, whose translation MINTSNFVYIATTADTKGQELEYVRQAIAALGLPTVTVDISTRRPGADSATDISAIDIAGHHPDGAAAVFCRHRGQAIAAMALAFERFMLTRNDIAAVLGLGGSGGTAILTPAMQQLPVGLPKLMVSSMASGDVSAYVGTSDIAMLYSVTDLAGLNRISRRVLGNAARQIAGAVRFAGDADADSKAAVALTMFGLTTPCVKTIVAALEPDWDCLVFHATGSGGRAMEKLIDSRLLNAVLDLTTTEVADYLFGGVLPCSGDRFGAIARTGIPCVLSCGALDMINFGSPATVPQRYAGRLRHHHNPQVTLVRTTPQENARLGRWIGEKLNACAGEVRFVIPGGGLSALDAPGQPFWDPQALAAFVQALERTLQPTHQRRLVKTPYHINDPRFSQAIVEQFRHIAGAPERAII comes from the coding sequence ATGATTAATACTTCAAATTTTGTCTATATTGCTACCACAGCAGATACCAAAGGACAAGAGCTGGAGTATGTTCGTCAGGCCATCGCCGCCCTCGGGTTACCCACGGTCACCGTTGATATTTCCACCCGCCGTCCCGGCGCAGACTCTGCAACCGACATCAGTGCAATAGACATCGCCGGCCATCACCCTGACGGGGCCGCCGCGGTATTTTGCCGCCATCGCGGCCAGGCGATCGCCGCCATGGCGCTCGCCTTTGAGCGCTTTATGCTAACGCGCAACGATATCGCCGCCGTGCTTGGCCTGGGCGGCTCCGGCGGCACGGCTATCCTCACCCCGGCGATGCAGCAGCTGCCCGTCGGCCTGCCCAAACTGATGGTCTCGAGCATGGCGTCCGGCGATGTGTCGGCGTACGTCGGCACCAGCGATATCGCCATGCTGTATTCCGTGACCGATCTCGCCGGATTGAACCGCATATCCCGCCGGGTGCTGGGCAATGCGGCGCGCCAGATTGCCGGCGCGGTGCGCTTTGCCGGCGATGCCGATGCAGACAGCAAAGCCGCCGTGGCCCTGACCATGTTTGGCCTCACCACGCCCTGCGTTAAAACCATCGTCGCCGCCCTCGAGCCCGATTGGGATTGCCTGGTGTTCCACGCCACCGGCAGCGGCGGCAGAGCGATGGAGAAACTGATCGACAGCCGTTTATTGAATGCCGTGCTCGATCTGACCACCACCGAGGTGGCCGACTATCTGTTTGGCGGCGTGCTGCCCTGCAGCGGCGACCGCTTCGGTGCCATCGCCCGCACCGGCATTCCCTGTGTGTTGTCCTGCGGCGCGCTGGACATGATCAATTTCGGCTCGCCGGCCACCGTGCCGCAGCGTTATGCCGGGCGCCTGCGCCATCACCATAACCCGCAGGTCACCCTGGTGCGCACCACGCCGCAGGAAAACGCCCGGCTTGGGCGCTGGATCGGGGAAAAACTGAATGCCTGCGCGGGCGAAGTGCGCTTCGTGATCCCGGGGGGCGGCCTTTCCGCCCTGGATGCCCCTGGCCAACCGTTCTGGGACCCGCAGGCATTGGCCGCCTTTGTGCAGGCGCTGGAGCGCACGCTGCAGCCCACCCATCAACGGCGGCTGGTCAAAACGCCCTATCATATTAACGATCCGCGCTTCTCGCAGGCGATTGTCGAGCAGTTTCGGCACATCGCCGGCGCGCCAGAGCGGGCGATTATTTAA
- the spy gene encoding ATP-independent periplasmic protein-refolding chaperone Spy gives MRKLTALFVASTLALGSASMAFAADTTAAPDAAPMKMMHHKGEGKGGPFAGLNLTEQQRQQMRDIMKESHQKRGPGMKEDRQALHNLVASDSFDEAKAKTQIDAISKAQSERMLERAKAENKMYNLLTPEQKKQYNENYQKREQKMMDHMNKMKSQMATEQ, from the coding sequence ATGCGTAAATTGACCGCTTTATTTGTCGCTTCTACTCTGGCTTTGGGTTCTGCTTCTATGGCCTTCGCCGCAGACACCACGGCGGCGCCGGACGCCGCGCCGATGAAGATGATGCATCATAAAGGTGAAGGCAAAGGCGGCCCGTTCGCCGGTCTGAACCTGACCGAACAACAGCGCCAGCAAATGCGCGACATCATGAAAGAGTCGCATCAGAAGCGCGGCCCGGGCATGAAAGAGGACCGCCAGGCGCTGCATAACCTGGTCGCTTCCGACAGCTTCGATGAAGCGAAAGCGAAAACGCAAATTGACGCCATCAGCAAAGCGCAGTCCGAACGCATGCTGGAACGCGCCAAGGCGGAAAATAAGATGTATAACCTGCTGACCCCTGAGCAGAAAAAACAATACAATGAGAATTATCAGAAACGCGAACAAAAAATGATGGACCACATGAATAAAATGAAATCGCAAATGGCGACTGAGCAATAA
- the pdeR gene encoding cyclic di-GMP phosphodiesterase, producing the protein MFADQGPMLLNAHFGTNSPYWRLAFDSNALELSAVKGKAHLAVALSAMQAAKIRRLSGVTASLDLSITLAGEQIHLHLVGRRVNKLEWAGTASAFSDTQSVARDLVHGLSFAEQVVSEANSVIVIVDQHGRIQRFNRLSEEYTGLHEHDVIGKNVFQLFMSPEEAAASRRNIAGFFRNGSSYEVERWIKTVKGERLFLFRNKFVHSGSGKNEVFLICSGTDITEERRAQERLRVLANTDIITGLPNRNAIQDKITRAIANRQDDNVGLVYLDLDNFKKVNDAYGHMFGDRLLVEVSLAILGCLSPDQVLARLGGDEFLVLAQQANREMLQTLAQRIIDRLKTPFRIGLIEVYTGCSIGIALCPEHGNDLDSLIRSADTAMYVAKEQGKRTYTVFSPEMNRRVAEYMWLDTNLRKGLEQNQLVVYYQPKIDARSGEVHSVEALVRWDSPERGLIPPLQFISYAEESGLIGPLGQWVLQTAAGQAAQWQRQGLNLRVAVNLSARQLADDGIVDALIGMLHHHRMTPCLLDFELTESSLIEDEARARALITRLRELGAQVHLDDFGTGYSSLAQLARIPLDAIKLDKSFVRGVDANPVSQSLVRAIVAAAEALAFRVIAEGVETESENRFLDEVGVDEKQGFLFARPMLPAQLEHWLRSYRPHTPSA; encoded by the coding sequence ATGTTCGCAGACCAAGGCCCTATGCTTCTTAACGCGCATTTCGGCACCAACAGCCCCTACTGGCGGTTGGCGTTTGACAGCAACGCCCTGGAACTGTCCGCCGTCAAAGGAAAAGCCCACCTGGCGGTGGCGCTCAGCGCCATGCAAGCGGCAAAAATCCGCCGGCTGAGCGGCGTTACCGCCAGCCTCGACCTCAGCATTACGCTGGCCGGCGAACAGATACACCTGCATCTGGTGGGAAGACGCGTCAACAAGCTGGAATGGGCCGGCACCGCCTCCGCCTTCAGCGATACCCAGTCGGTAGCGCGTGACCTGGTGCACGGCCTGTCCTTCGCCGAACAGGTGGTCTCGGAAGCCAACTCTGTGATCGTGATTGTCGATCAGCACGGCCGCATTCAACGCTTCAATCGCCTGAGCGAGGAATATACCGGGCTGCATGAGCATGACGTGATCGGCAAAAACGTCTTTCAGCTGTTCATGAGCCCCGAAGAGGCCGCCGCCTCCAGGCGCAACATCGCCGGTTTCTTTCGCAACGGCTCCTCCTACGAGGTGGAGCGCTGGATAAAAACGGTCAAAGGCGAGCGGCTGTTCCTGTTTCGCAACAAGTTCGTCCACAGCGGCAGCGGCAAAAACGAGGTGTTCCTGATTTGCTCCGGCACCGACATCACCGAAGAGCGGCGCGCGCAGGAGCGGCTGCGGGTGCTGGCCAATACCGATATCATTACCGGCCTGCCCAACCGCAACGCCATCCAGGATAAAATCACCCGGGCCATCGCCAACCGCCAGGACGACAACGTCGGGCTGGTGTATCTCGATCTCGACAATTTCAAGAAGGTGAACGACGCCTACGGCCACATGTTCGGCGACCGTCTGCTGGTCGAGGTCTCGCTGGCGATCCTCGGCTGCCTGAGCCCGGACCAGGTGCTGGCCCGGCTGGGCGGCGACGAATTCCTGGTGCTGGCGCAGCAGGCCAACCGCGAAATGCTGCAAACCCTGGCGCAGCGCATCATCGATCGGCTGAAAACCCCCTTCCGCATCGGCCTGATCGAAGTCTATACCGGCTGCTCGATCGGCATCGCGCTGTGCCCGGAGCACGGCAACGATCTCGACAGCCTGATCCGCAGCGCCGATACCGCCATGTACGTGGCCAAAGAGCAGGGCAAGCGCACCTATACCGTGTTTTCGCCGGAAATGAACAGGCGCGTCGCCGAATACATGTGGCTGGACACCAACCTGCGCAAAGGGCTGGAGCAGAACCAACTGGTGGTTTATTACCAGCCGAAGATCGACGCGCGCAGCGGCGAAGTGCACAGCGTGGAGGCCCTGGTGCGCTGGGATTCGCCGGAGCGCGGGCTGATCCCGCCGCTGCAGTTCATCTCGTACGCCGAGGAGTCCGGGCTGATCGGCCCGCTGGGGCAATGGGTGCTGCAGACCGCCGCCGGGCAAGCGGCGCAGTGGCAGCGGCAGGGGCTGAACCTGCGGGTGGCGGTCAATCTGTCCGCCCGGCAGTTGGCCGACGACGGCATCGTCGACGCGCTGATCGGCATGTTGCATCACCATCGGATGACGCCCTGCCTGCTGGACTTCGAGCTGACCGAAAGCAGCCTGATTGAAGACGAAGCGCGCGCGCGGGCGTTGATCACCCGGCTGCGTGAGTTGGGCGCTCAGGTGCATCTTGACGATTTTGGCACCGGCTATTCATCGCTGGCCCAGCTGGCGCGCATTCCCCTGGACGCCATCAAGCTGGATAAAAGCTTTGTGCGCGGGGTAGACGCCAACCCGGTGTCGCAATCGCTGGTTCGCGCCATCGTTGCGGCGGCGGAGGCGCTGGCATTCAGAGTGATCGCCGAAGGCGTGGAGACCGAAAGCGAAAACCGCTTCCTCGACGAGGTCGGCGTGGATGAAAAACAGGGCTTCCTGTTTGCGCGGCCAATGCTCCCGGCGCAGCTGGAACATTGGCTGCGGTCATATCGCCCGCACACCCCCTCAGCGTGA